The following proteins come from a genomic window of Coffea arabica cultivar ET-39 chromosome 11c, Coffea Arabica ET-39 HiFi, whole genome shotgun sequence:
- the LOC113716133 gene encoding uncharacterized protein: protein MPYFSRTGELVYDPEVEKTARRRRQETKRQKGGHLFTANESAEDEVSMANTQTLRELAAPELTHQPLCITFPALAENTAFELKSGMIQLLPSFHGLSDEEPHKHVKEFEVLPAGSITTWAQLKKKFLEKFFPASRAASLRKEICGIKQYPGESLYEYWERFNKLCTRCPQHQISEQLLIQYFYEGLQPTDRSIIDTASGGALANKTPREAWELIEAMAENSQQFGLRESNPPRRVNEVETSSLQQQISELTSVVRQLVVGNVPQVKACGICTNMGHHTDSCPILQEDGVEQVNMAGGVPAPHRQYDPYSNTYNSGWRDHPNLSYGSRPQNAFSNRPPGFQQPWQHKSQPSSSSSGSSLEEIGKSLANTTTQLVTITTQFQQDTKAGMKDMEIRMSQMATAINRLESHVYGKLPSQPETNSRNVSAMTLRSGKEVDGPKVVNSKSKSEEEIEKEIEEEGRIREEPKVPKYAKFLKDLCVNKRKLRGDERVMVGENVSAVLQRKLPSKCGDPGPLKETGIIIQLADRTCAYPDGIVEDVLVQVDGLIFPTDFYVLYMDDRSAPNPSPIILGRPFLSTAQTKIDVSKGTLTMEFDGEIVHFNIFYTMKHSVNSHSVFAMYTTNPSVQEFSKFACRGRFKVAANKSYRMKAIHEVKMERKFRKKVALNGHVDPGGGQPITRKIQLHPD from the exons atgcctTATTTTTCTCGCACAGGTGAATTAGTATACGACCCTGAGGTTGAGAAGACAGCGCGTAGGCGGAGGCAAGAGACCAAGAGGCAAAAAGGAGGGCACTTATTTACTGCAAACGAGTCAGCGGAAGACGAAGTAAGCATGGCCAACACCCAAACATTGAGGGAGCTGGCTGCCCCGGAGCTGACTCACCAGCCCTTATGCATCACATTCCCCGCCTTGGCTGAGAATACTGCTTTCGAACTGAAATCGGGGATGATTCAACTCTTACCTTCTTTCCATGGTCTCTCTGACGAAGAACCCCACAAGCACGTAAAGGAGTTCGAGGTG CTACCAGCAGGTAGCATTACCACATGGGcacagttgaaaaagaagtttttggaaaaattctttccTGCATCCCGGGCTGCGAGTTTGAGGAAGGAGATCTGCGGCATTAAACAATATCCCGGTGAGTCCTTGTATGAATACTGGGAAAGGTTTAACAAGTTGTGCACTAGATGCCCGCAGCATCAAATTAGTGAGCAACTGTTAATTCAATACTTCTATGAAGGGCTCCAACCAACAGATAGGAGTATCATTGATACTGCGAGTGGGGGAGCACTTGCAAACAAGACACCGAGGGAAGCGTGGGAGCTCATCGAAGCCATGGCAGAGAACTCCCAGCAATTTGGCTTACGTGAGAGCAATCCTCCCCGTAGAGTCAATGAGGTGGAGACGTCATCCCTCCAGCAGCAGATATCGGAGCTAACATCCGTTGTTCGACAATTAGTGGTGGGAAATGTGCCCCAAGTAAAGGCCTGTGGAATCTGCACAAATATGGGCCACCATACTGACTCATGCCCTATATTGCAAGAGGATGGGGTTGAGCAAGTGAACATGGCTGGAGGCGTGCCCGCGCCTCATAGGCAATACGATCCGTATTCCAACACGTACAATTCGGGTTGGAGAGATCACCCCAATCTCAGCTATGGTAGTAGGCCACAAAATGCATTCTCCAATCGGCCTCCAGGATTTCAGCAACCTTGGCAACACAAGTCTCAACCCTCGTCCTCAAGCTCAGGGAGTTCTTTGGAAGAAATTGGCAAGAGTTTGGCCAACACTACCACTCAACTCGTCACGATCACCACTCAGTTCCAACAGGACACCAAAGCAGGCATGAAAGACATGGAGATTCGAATGAGTCAAATGGCAACTGCCATTAACCGCCTGGAGTCCCATGTCTATGGGAAATTGCCATCACAACCCGAGACAAATTCCAGGAATGTAAGTGCCATGACATTAAGGAGTGGCAAAGAGGTGGATGGACCTAAAGTGGTAAAttcgaaaagcaaaagtgaggaGGAGATAGAAAAGGAGATTGAAGAGGAAGGGCGCATTCGCGAAGAGCCTAAG GTACCCAAGTAcgcaaagttcttgaaagacttgtgcgttaacaaaagaaaactaAGGGGTGATGAAAGAGTGatggtaggagagaatgtatcaGCTGTACTTCAAAGGAAACTCCCATCCAAATGcggagatccag GACCTTTAAAAGAAACGgggataataattcaattggctGATCGTACATGTGCTTATCCGGATGGGATAGTTGAGGATGTTTTAGTGCAAgtagatggattaatttttcctactgACTTTTACGTGCTTTACATGGATGATAGAAGTGCCCCAAATCCATCACCCATTATATTAGGAAGACCATTTTTGAGTACTGCCCAGACTAAAATTGATGTTAGTAAGGGTACTCTCacgatggaatttgatggagaaatagtccactttaatattttttatacaatGAAACATTCTGTTAACTCTCATTCTGTGTTTGCTATGTATACCACTAATCCCTCTGTGCAAGAATTTTCTAAGTTTGCTTGTAGGGGTAGATTCAAGGTTGCTGCGAACAAGTCCTATAGGATGAAAGCAATTCATGAGgtaaaaatggagagaaaatttaggaaaaaagtTGCACTCAATGGCCATGTGGATCCTGGAGGAGGGCAACCAATTACAAGGAAAATTCAATTACATCCAGACTAA
- the LOC113716134 gene encoding receptor-like protein EIX2: MIKFTPFIVLWFVFLADRIGLSLHAGAYSNVSCFESERKALIEFKKGLIDKSNRLASWTGEDCCSWEGVGCSRNTRHVIKLDLHNNIVFDFDRLIYGDKQNYVSIYGETCLGGQISPSLVNLQHLHYLDLSSNYFAGIQIPEFIGSLKNLRYLNLSSAGFNGAIPPQLGNLSALEYLDLGEKSEGFSASISLHSLSTKSLRWIARLSSLKHLDLTSVDLGEARDWLQALNKLHFLTSLTLQSCRIYSFPHIGHPNFTSLTSLDLESNDFNSTIPLWLFNLTSLVHLDLSSNSFFGPIVPNNLQHWTSLSYLDLSSNQFNTSLPDPLFTLNNLVHLDISYNQIQGSLPFGLGNLTSLLVLHMAANKFEGKIPSAIGQLRELTELHLSYNGFNGSIPSSLWRLSELKSLCLSGNPLNGELRDIHFAKLAQLKQLRLSSLPVLALNMSSSWVPPFQLQDIEMRSMKIGPKFPLWLQTQKKVEYLDMSNASISDTIPDWFERVCHGIKSVYFANNYITGKPPVCKGNSGLKYHAQFFLESNQFEGPLQLLPTNIYRLHLQNNSLQGIIPQPDIKNNVTLDILRVLDLSDNHFSGSIPDSLCSLQMLVVLDLSNNQLSRRIPSCIGIVPFALRHLKKLQYLNLGNNGLEGIIPAWIGDELSSLRFLVLESNNFHGDISISLYKLSSLQVLNLKDNYLTGHIPRCFNNFTAMTLIELDPTGTVYIEELSVFIKGGMLKYTSRNVAYVRFMGLSGNKLSGEIPAKLMSLVGLQGLDLSRNHLSGRIPENIGKLNQLESLDLSKNDLFGPIPQSLSNLDSMGWLNLSFNKLTGRIPSGRHLQTFDDPTIYMGNSGLCGEPLDKSCPDESDGKSNAGESDGDHEDGKESYFYWFYAGLGPGFAVGLIGFFSVLCFKKSWRYAYFGFLENLLNKVSVEIELLKRKFD, translated from the exons ATGATCAAATTCACTCCATTCATTGTGTTATGGTTTGTCTTTTTGGCAGATAGGATTGGTCTTAGTCTTCACGCAGGAGCATATTCAAATGTTAGCTGTTTTGAGAGCGAGCGAAAAGCTCTCATCGAGTTTAAGAAAGGTCTAATTGATAAATCAAATCGTTTGGCTTCCTGGACCGGAGAAGATTGTTGCTCATGGGAAGGAGTTGGATGCAGCAGGAACACTCGGCACGTGATAAAACTTGATCTGCATAATAATAttgtttttgattttgatcGATTGATCTATGGGGACAAGCAGAATTATGTCTCTATCTATGGTGAAACGTGCTTGGGAGGCCAGATAAGTCCTTCGTTAGTGAACCTGCAGCATCTGCATTACTTGGATTTAAGCTCGAATTATTTTGCAGGAATTCAAATCCCAGAATTTATAGGATCCTTGAAAAACTTGAGATATCTCAACCTTTCTAGTGCAGGTTTCAATGGGGCAATTCCTCCCCAGTTAGGAAATCTCTCAGCCTTAGAATATCTGGATCTTGGTGAAAAATCCGAAGGTTTTAGTGCTTCGATAAGTCTTCATTCTTTGTCGACAAAGAGTCTCCGGTGGATCGCTCGTCTTTCTTCCTTGAAACATTTGGACCTCACTAGCGTGGACCTAGGAGAGGCTCGAGACTGGTTACAAGCACTTAACAAGCTTCATTTCTTAACCTCATTAACATTACAATCCTGTCGTATTTATTCCTTTCCTCATATTGGACACCCTAATTTCACATCTCTTACCTCACTTGATCTCGAAAGCAATGACTTTAACTCCACAATCCCTCTCTGGTTGTTTAATTTGACTTCACTCGTTCATCTCGATCTCAGTTCCAATAGTTTTTTTGGTCCAATAGTTCCTAATAACCTTCAGCACTGGACTTCACTAAGCTACCTCGATCTCAGCAGCAATCAATTCAATACTTCACTGCCCGATCCACTTTTCACTTTGAACAATCTCGTCCATTTGGACATCAGTTATAACCAAATCCAAGGCTCACTCCCCTTCGGCCTAGGCAACCTAACTTCTCTTTTAGTACTGCATATGGCAGCTAACAAATTTGAAGGCAAAATCCCAAGTGCGATTGGGCAACTTCGAGAACTCACCGAACTCCATCTCAGTTATAATGGGTTCAATGGTAGCATTCCATCCTCTCTTTGGAGGCTGAGTGAGTTGAAATCCTTGTGTCTATCTGGCAATCCATTGAACGGAGAGCTGCGTGACATTCACTTTGCCAAACTCGCACAACTGAAACAATTACGCTTATCCTCCTTACCTGTACTTGCTCTGAATATGAGTTCCTCGTGGGTCCCACCATTCCAGCTTCAAGATATAGAGATGCGTTCCATGAAGATAGGGCCCAAATTTCCTCTCTGGCTTCAAACTCAGAAAAAGGTCGAATATCTAGACATGTCAAATGCAAGCATCTCAGATACTATCCCAGATTGGTTTGAGAGAGTGTGTCATGGTATAAAATCTGTGTATTTCGCCAACAATTACATCACAGGGAAACCACCTGTGTGCAAAGGAAACAGTGGTCTTAAATATCACGCACAATTTTTTTTGGAGTCCAACCAATTTGAGGGGCCTTTGCAATTGTTACCAACAAACATTTATCGATTGCATCTCCAAAATAACTCACTGCAAGGGATTATTCCACAGCCCGACATTAAAAATAACGTGACATTGGATATTCTTCGAGTACTAGATCTCAGTGATAACCACTTCAGTGGCAGCATCCCTGATTCTTTGTGCAGCTTACAAATGCTTGTTGTCCTGGATCTTTCTAACAACCAGCtctccagaaggatcccctcaTGCATTG GGATTGTCCCATTCGCGCTCAGACATCTGAAAAAATTGCAATATCTTAATCTTGGAAATAATGGACTGGAGGGCATTATACCAGCATGGATTGGGGATGAACTATCTAGTTTGAGGTTCCTTGTGCTTGAATCTAATAATTTCCATGGTGACATTTCCATCAGCCTCTACAAATTATCATCCCTTCAGGTTTTAAATTTGAAAGACAACTACTTAACTGGACATATACCTCGCTGTTTTAACAACTTTACAGCAATGACATTGATAGAATTGGACCCTACAGGTACTGTCTATATTGAAGAACTTTCAGTTTTCATCAAAGGTGGAATGTTGAAGTACACCTCAAGGAATGTGGCATATGTTAGATTCATGGGGCTTTCAGGAAACAAACTAAGTGGGGAAATACCTGCCAAGTTAATGTCTCTTGTTGGATTGCAGGGTTTGGATTTATCTAGGAACCATCTAAGTGGACGAATCCCAGAAAACATTGGGAAGTTGAACCAACTTGAGTCTCTAGATTTATCCAAAAATGACCTTTTTGGTCCAATTCCCCAAAGTTTGTCGAACTTGGATTCTATGGGCTGGCTGAACTTGTCGTTCAACAAGCTAACCGGTCGAATTCCATCCGGACGTCATCTACAGACATTTGACGACCCAACCATTTACATGGGAAATAGTGGACTTTGTGGTGAACCCCTAGACAAAAGCTGCCCTGATGAATCTGATGGTAAATCAAATGCCGGAGAGTCTGATGGTGATCATGAAGATGGCAAGGAGTCTTATTTTTATTGGTTTTATGCTGGTTTGGGACCTGGTTTTGCTGTTGGACTCATTGGATTCTTCAGTGTCCTATGTTTCAAGAAGTCATGGCGCTATGCATACTTCGGATTTCTGGAGAACTTGTTGAATAAAGTATCAGTAGAAATTGAATTGCTAAAAAGGAAGTTTGATTGA
- the LOC113716506 gene encoding large ribosomal subunit protein uL22y-like encodes QNTRETAHAIRKLPLAKAKRYLEDVLAPKQVIPFARFCGGVGRTAQAKNRHSNGQGRLPVKSASFFLDLLKNAESNAEVKGLDVDSFFISHIQVNQAQKQRRRTYRAHGRINLYMSSPCHIELSVFSGVFLFVSKFFFPCILQPESQLATSKSRKA; translated from the exons CAGAACACAAGGGAAACAGCGCATGCCATCAGGAAGCTGCCTTTAGCGAAGGCTAAGAGGTACTTGGAGGATGTTTTGGCCCCTAAGCAGGTGATTCCGTTTGCACGTTTCTGTGGAGGTGTTGGGCGTACTGCTCAGGCCAAGAATAGGCATTCAAATGGACAGGGTCGCTTGCCTGTTAAATCTGCTAGCTTCTTTTTGGATTTGCTCAAGAATGCTGAAAGCAATGCAGAG GTGAAAGGCTTGGATGTGGattcatttttcatttctcacattCAAGTGAATCAAGCACAGAAACAAAGACGCCGCACATATCGTGCCCATGGAAGAATAAACC TCTACATGTCTTCCCCCTGCCATATTGAGTTGTCTGTATTTTCTGGAGTGTTTCTCTTCgtgtctaaatttttttttccttgtattttGCAGCCTGAATCACAGTTGGCCACCAGCAAATCTAGGAAGGCTTGA